The Miscanthus floridulus cultivar M001 chromosome 17, ASM1932011v1, whole genome shotgun sequence genome has a window encoding:
- the LOC136519068 gene encoding sm-like protein LSM8 isoform X1: MASGGLALEPLVDQVISVITNDGRNIVGTLRGFDQATNIIRDESHERVYSRKEGVQQLVLGLYIIRGDNISVVGEVDEELDSRLDMSKLRAHPLKPVIHLGPLRRD; this comes from the exons ATGGCGTCCGGCGGTCTGGCACTCGAGCCGCTCGTCGACC AGGTCATCTCCGTCATCACCAACGATGGCCGCAACATCGTG GGTACACTCAGGGGATTCGATCAGGCCACCAACATTATCCGCGATGAGTCCCACGAGAGGGTCTACTCTAGAAAG GAGGGAGTCCAACAACTTGTACTTGGTCTGTACATTATCAGGGGTGACAACAT AAGCGTTGTGGGCGAGGTCGACGAAGAGCTGGATTCAAGATTGGATATGTCGAAGCTAAGGGCGCACCCACTGAAGCCTGTTATCCACTTAGGTCCGCTGCGGCGAGATTAG
- the LOC136519068 gene encoding sm-like protein LSM8 isoform X2 has translation MASGGLALEPLVDQVISVITNDGRNIVGTLRGFDQATNIIRDESHERVYSRKEGVQQLVLGLYIIRGDNIVVGEVDEELDSRLDMSKLRAHPLKPVIHLGPLRRD, from the exons ATGGCGTCCGGCGGTCTGGCACTCGAGCCGCTCGTCGACC AGGTCATCTCCGTCATCACCAACGATGGCCGCAACATCGTG GGTACACTCAGGGGATTCGATCAGGCCACCAACATTATCCGCGATGAGTCCCACGAGAGGGTCTACTCTAGAAAG GAGGGAGTCCAACAACTTGTACTTGGTCTGTACATTATCAGGGGTGACAACAT CGTTGTGGGCGAGGTCGACGAAGAGCTGGATTCAAGATTGGATATGTCGAAGCTAAGGGCGCACCCACTGAAGCCTGTTATCCACTTAGGTCCGCTGCGGCGAGATTAG